TAATTCGCATTGTTAAGTATTTGAAGAAAGCCCCAGGGAGAGGTATCATATATAGGGATCATGGACATATGTGAGTGGAGGCATTTTTAGATGTTGGTTGGGCAGGATCTCCTTCGGATATAAAATCCACCACTGCCTATCATGTATTTTGGGAGGTAATAATTTCTGGAATAGCAAGAAACAAAATGTGGTGGAACGATCaagtgcagaagctgaatatcgGGCTATGGCTCAAACTACCTGTGAACTTGTGTGGGTAGGAGTGTAGGACAAATCTTGAGTGAGATGGGAATTGAGAGCATATCGCCAATGAAACTTTGGTGTGATAATCAGGCTGCCTTAGTGCCTTACATATCTCATCTAATCCAACTTTTCATGAAAGAATCATATTGATGTGGATTGCCATTTTATCCGTGAGAAGCTTCAACAGAACCTTATATCCACTTCTTATGTTAGGACAGATGATCAACTTGCAGATGTCTTTACAAAGGCTTTAAATAGGGCACGTAGTGATTTTATCTGCAAGAAGCTAGTCATGATTAATATCTATGCtctagcttgagggggagtgttagcGATAAGGATTATGTTAAGAGTTAGGGTTAGACGTAGAGCCTATGAGCCAAACCCATTTGTAATTTAAGTTCGTACTTTGTACTACACGTTGTACTACTCTTAACCAAATATTATATATTGAGGGAGGCTGGACCTAGCAGTGAATCCCATTACAATgtccctttctctctctctctctctctctctctctctctcttagttcTTTTCTCTGTTTACAACCATGATGCATCAATTCGCTACTATAGAGTACCAAATTATGCTGGAAATTGGCACTCTTCACAAAATCAAAGGCCTTCTTATTGACCACCTCCTCCAAAATTTGTTCCAATCAATTCTGGATATCAGCATTCACATCCACCTTCTACTGCACACCATCAGCCACAGGCCTACCTTACTACACCTGATTCCAATGCCTCTCAGGAATGGTTCATTAATTTTGGCGCTACTCATCATGTAACTCATGATGCTGCCAAACTATTGGAGAGTGTTCCTCTCACCGATTCAACTTAGAATCAAGTCTACACGGGTAATGGTCAAGGTCTGTTAATAGTTAATACATTATGTAGGTTCTAATTTCTTTCACCACCCTATTATTGTCAGGCATCCTTTACTCTTAACAATCTACTTGTTCCATCTATTACTAAGAATTTAGTTAGTGTTAGCAAGTTTGCTAGACACAATTCAATTTTCTTTGAATTTCGTCCTGATTTCTGTCTTGTGAAATCTCAGGACAATTCTGAAGTGTTACTTCGTGGTACTCTTGGCTCTGATGGCTTATATTCCTTTCGCTCTTTGCTACGAAACAATGGCTCTTCTCACGTGACCAGGGATGCATCTTTCCCGTTAGTTCATTGTACCTCTGTCAATAGTTTGCGTACTCATAATAAAGATTTCCTATTATCTAGTTCTTCTAGTTATACAATTTGGCACTGTAGACTAGGACATCCTCACTTTGAGGCATTAAAGACAGCTCTTAATCATTGTAAAATTTCATTACCTGATAAAATGTCCTCTGATTTCTGTTCTGCTTGTTGTTTGGGTAAGCACATCGTCTTCCTTCACACACTTCTACTTCTACTTATACTAA
This is a stretch of genomic DNA from Lotus japonicus ecotype B-129 chromosome 1, LjGifu_v1.2. It encodes these proteins:
- the LOC130733115 gene encoding uncharacterized protein LOC130733115; this encodes MMLPNYWRVFLSPIQLRIKSTRVMVKDNSEVLLRGTLGSDGLYSFRSLLRNNGSSHVTRDASFPLVHCTSVNSLRTHNKDFLLSSSSSYTIWHCRLGHPHFEALKTALNHCKISLPDKMSSDFCSACCLGKHIVFLHTLLLLLILNLMNYCSAVCVDLLQCSHPLVITTY